One window from the genome of Kluyveromyces marxianus DMKU3-1042 DNA, complete genome, chromosome 3 encodes:
- the RRN10 gene encoding Rrn10p: MNANVYEACHNLVKGPNGTILSPDECLGLRINHICPIPLMTRDELHPRLPSIDTKVVHYFLTQLILQRYPHLVGRFDETSLITISWLLEKWIAEYLVLSGSEKLSDGVSKQITKPINYRYSPADI; the protein is encoded by the coding sequence ATGAACGCCAACGTATATGAAGCGTGCCACAATCTTGTAAAGGGCCCCAATGGCACCATTCTCTCTCCAGATGAGTGTCTTGGGCTCAGAATAAACCATATATGTCCCATTCCCCTCATGACTAGAGACGAACTACATCCACGATTGCCTTCTATAGACACGAAGGTGGTCCACTACTTCTTGACCCAGTTGATCCTGCAAAGATACCCGCATCTGGTGGGCAGATTCGACGAAACAAGTCTTATTACGATTAGCTGGCTGCTCGAGAAATGGATCGCAGAGTATCTCGTGCTTTCCGGGTCCGAAAAGCTTTCTGACGGCGTTTCCAAGCAGATTACAAAGCCTATAAACTATAGATATTCTCCAGCTGATATTTAG
- the EMP24 gene encoding Emp24p, with protein sequence MLLQFLVLLFAGLCNAHTVHLPAYGRRCFFETLNKDDELSVSFQFGDRDPHGTDQLTGDFILYGSQRNEVLKTLRDVSHGEVFVNAPYAGKFQYCFLNENSGIETKDVTFNVYGVVYVDLDDPNTRTLDGSVRQLSKLVREVKNEQSYIVIRERTHRNTAESTNDRVKWWSVFQLVVVIANSLFQIYYLKRFFEVTSYV encoded by the coding sequence ATGTTATTGCAGTTTTTGGTGTTGCTATTTGCTGGTTTGTGTAATGCACACACTGTGCATCTACCGGCGTACGGACGTCGTTGTTTCTTCGAAACATTGAACAAGGATGACGAGCTTTCTGTTTCGTTCCAATTCGGTGACAGAGACCCCCATGGTACCGACCAATTGACGGGTGATTTCATCTTGTACGGGTCCCAAAGAAACGAAGTTTTGAAGACGTTGAGAGACGTGTCGCACGGCGAAGTGTTTGTGAATGCCCCATACGCAGGGAAGTTCCAGTACTGTTTCCTGAACGAGAACTCTGGCATTGAGACCAAGGATGTTACTTTCAACGTGTACGGTGTTGTTTACGTGGATCTAGACGATCCAAACACGAGAACGTTGGACGGGTCTGTTAGACAGTTGTCGAAGCTTGTGAGGGAGGTGAAGAACGAACAAAGCTACATCGTGATCAGAGAGAGAACGCACAGAAACACAGCTGAGTCTACCAACGACCGTGTGAAGTGGTGGTCGGTGTTCCAGCTCGTTGTTGTGATTGCGAACTCGCTGTTCCAGATCTACTACTTGAAGAGATTCTTCGAGGTCACCTCGTATGTGTAA
- the GLC7 gene encoding type 1 serine/threonine-protein phosphatase catalytic subunit GLC7, translated as MDQQSVDVDDIIDRLLEVRGLKPGHQVDLEEHEIRYLCSKARSIFIKQPILLELEAPIKICGDIHGQYYDLLRLFEYGGFPPESNYLFLGDYVDRGKQSLETICLLLAYKIKYPENFFILRGNHECASINRIYGFYDECKRRYNIKLWKTFTDCFNCLPIAAIVDEKIFCMHGGLSPDLNTMEQIRRVMRPTDIPDVGLLCDLLWSDPDKDIVGWSENDRGVSFTFGPDVVSRFLQKQDMELICRAHQVVEDGYEFFSKRQLVTLFSAPNYCGEFDNAGAMMSVDESLLCSFQILKPASKLLERNVVRRKK; from the coding sequence ATGGATCAGCAATCAGTGGACGTTGACGATATCATTGATAGATTGTTAGAGGTGCGGGGGTTGAAGCCTGGCCACCAGGTGGACTTGGAAGAGCACGAGATTAGGTATTTGTGTTCGAAAGCACGTTCTATCTTCATCAAGCAGCCAATTTTGCTTGAGTTGGAGGCGCCTATCAAGATTTGTGGTGATATCCACGGGCAATACTACGATTTGCTACGTCTTTTCGAGTACGGAGGGTTCCCACCGGAATCGAACTACCTGTTCCTTGGGGACTATGTGGACCGTGGTAAGCAGTCGCTAGAGACGATCTGCTTGCTGTTGGCTTATAAGATCAAGTATCCGGAgaattttttcattttgcGTGGTAACCACGAGTGTGCATCCATTAATAGAATTTACGGGTTTTACGACGAGTGTAAGAGACGTTATAACATCAAGCTTTGGAAGACTTTCACAGACTGCTTCAACTGTTTGCCCATCGCCGCTATTGTCGATGAGAAGATCTTTTGTATGCACGGTGGGTTGTCCCCAGACTTGAACACGATGGAACAGATCAGACGTGTCATGAGACCTACCGATATCCCAGACGTAGGCTTGCTATGTGACTTGTTATGGTCGGATCCCGATAAAGATATCGTAGGTTGGTCTGAGAACGACAGAGGTGTGTCATTCACGTTCGGGCCGGATGTCGTCAGCAGATTTTTACAGAAACAGGACATGGAGTTGATTTGCAGAGCACATCAAGTGGTAGAAGACGGGTACGAGTTCTTCAGCAAAAGACAGTTGGTAACACTATTTAGTGCACCAAATTACTGTGGTGAGTTCGATAACGCCGGTGCTATGATGTCGGTGGACGAAAGTTTACTATGTTCATTCCAAATTTTGAAACCAGCGTCCAAATTACTGGAAAGGAACGTTgtaagaagaaagaaataa
- the YIP4 gene encoding Yip4p: MDTVESDTIQPDFIEADDAPLRDNNNYGSTFSTSQRGTLDESIAATFKRDVHEINDKLKKVVYPHFPLGGPTAQDQHVFQGTDLWAPLCFIILYSLFLSKGRGKFSTFFITCWLLISTMATHLKLLNPHEPMSWMSYLSLAGYCVFPQVINSLACSIIFPLINEIPKVSLVRLVVLARIASFALCSSWAIVSMCKVSNSQTFVKKYPLALCLIILGWLPVIQ; encoded by the coding sequence ATGGACACTGTGGAATCAGATACCATACAACCTGACTTCATTGAAGCCGACGATGCGCCCTTGAGAGACAACAATAACTACGGATCCACTTTTTCCACCTCCCAAAGAGGTACCTTGGATGAGTCCATCGCTGCCACTTTCAAAAGAGATGTACACGAGATTAACGacaaattgaaaaaagtaGTGTATCCACACTTCCCACTAGGAGGGCCTACTGCCCAGGACCAACATGTGTTCCAAGGAACGGACCTCTGGGCACCATTGTGCTTCATTATACTCTACTCgcttttcctttccaaAGGACGTGGCAAGTTTtccaccttcttcatcacttGCTGGCTCCTGATCAGCACAATGGCCACCCATTTGAAACTTCTCAATCCTCACGAACCAATGTCGTGGATGTCGTACTTGTCGCTAGCCGGATACTGCGTATTCCCACAGGTTATCAACTCGTTGGCATGCTCGATTATCTTTCCCTTGATCAACGAGATTCCAAAAGTCTCGCTAGTGAGACTCGTGGTTTTAGCCAGAATCGCTTCCTTTGCACTATGCTCGAGCTGGGCCATCGTATCCATGTGCAAAGTCTCCAATTCGCAGACCTTCGTCAAGAAATACCCGTTGGCATTGTGTCTCATCATCTTGGGATGGCTACCGGTCATCCAGTAG
- the MDS3 gene encoding negative regulator of sporulation MDS3: MPFLLPSNCSCYNLHLPHLDAAKAATLDECSIKRLSLDVRTGAATVLARSGIFVHGGLTIPLNLNQITSTNLQQELIMHFARELNDSSTFQNLSQWISREVFFLDLISRRWERVTTFYADNDEDNDEDDEDDEDDDAGDDQYEGAAETETELQVEAEVETEVNDDEYSFSSLKLSPRLTERLFHAICYCNESLYVFGGLTVSPNSDYEFVATNELWKLDLHTKVWSLVSAEPAVTRRFNCQMHVLYESDAEKDTKLIVVGGLNNMDQPVEDVDVFNLKTHRWESVEVWNNEDDLHDITLNVEGKRTPLVAEKNFSFLVEENEAQLPSLAVYSPSIEESKPQTPTSPSHPNEQPTCNFQSEENPLFALPLMPETEGVRMHVYDVNDMRRKRLHIAYNLQWPTGDKFGYNIIIAGFHPNLQPHNFHCFLYNITSGKWTRLNINCDDLHTSNHRFWKLFLWESHHKALLLGSRSGNGALPSVQKFDKLLSFGLHITNLFHSAQTELKGTRSLSGRKLQNSSTQTETDQFENYSRYVAPPSEITSIRSVFPSYSMVLGKDSLEVYNKLLADFEFITEDNESVAVPGFLLRKRWGRYFDTLLANAYVQITNDSKISEAYKHMSKNPSEKPIPFSGSPHTSASVSSIQKDDKKPNSQGSLDTFFNRHRPSAQSVLSNPPSLHRKSACLFFNTSPIASKSSDNNISSNQSSKYGPDDLTSTAISENLAVGTATSIPDPITSLEEVSEQSSLRRQSTATSGVTSSSGGMVFRVPFRASGESSKKSTPPPVSLDPNEVSDPSKISGSSSNRKNSESSYSAAYSDDYRRSNQSQSRKLSQSTVNDNLLHSSYGFNSPLSSRKASIASTSSSFSHVSSTSDRMGESIYRSASADEVLSLNIALPSPQPAPCEPLPALPSHPPHDFNVAKKSLDHLGIESRYRTSTSPLSSRRSSLHHDISQHISPDSIYHNRIDEVFNGDPLQKTDSKNDGITTPQNERYSFASNADSFNSQHPNNAEVDFEPLFMPRSLYMPWPTETVKAFAEFFYTGQVDGKWPLTPVAVGLLNMAKLYEVPLLFDLMLEVFYSIIGKKEESLFIICKSVKESFLSRVSAAFDEDNEGMEEYLDNLKNYQDFLTVENSLNSIDDGYFDIDHLRKASTAFSVSTVSSNNTQDPNDKLSGVDSPGYVPTVMSGSPRDSINSISSLQYPSTIFGGTSSKKSSISHVQQRINNNPKHKSSLSKEVSTAGSQEEISRPSSSLQIKRESLEMHRIDDELDQVKNLLEEEASGKRKNPDQDDSGYSSDSDDLGVGLGLPSKSKIEKSFRERALELEESVDPLSRTSTEFSFSHSRGNNNLLSGKIRNDPAYNNQRIATLDSLASPNSLPPVDYVMELIYESAVLVSDVKLMMRCMDCLHISKELKKIKRKLIQDITELEETAPKSRKAASNFEIRTDSHENSPAPRYHSHPPSSAPSSSKSFEKITRTISNLTIGSSRSKTNASSK; the protein is encoded by the coding sequence ATGCCATTTCTTCTCCCATCGAATTGCTCCTGCTACAACCTGCACTTGCCGCATCTAGATGCCGCAAAGGCTGCAACTCTAGACGAATGCTCCATCAAAAGACTCTCGCTCGATGTGCGGACAGGTGCAGCCACCGTGTTGGCTAGGTCTGGGATATTCGTGCATGGTGGACTTACAATTCCGCTAAATTTGAACCAAATAACGTCTACCAACTTGCAACAGGAACTTATCATGCATTTTGCACGAGAGCTGAACGATTCGAGTACGTTCCAGAACTTGAGCCAGTGGATCAGCAGAGAGGTGTTTTTCCTCGACTTGATTTCAAGGCGCTGGGAGCGCGTTACCACTTTTTATGCAGACAATGATGAGGATAACGACgaggacgatgaagatgacgaagatgatgacgcAGGTGACGACCAGTACGAGGGCGCAGCAGAAACGGAAACAGAACTCCAAGTAGAAGCAGAAGTTGAAACGGAGGTGAATGATGACGAGTACTCGTTCTCCAGTCTAAAGCTAAGTCCGAGACTCACAGAACGGCTTTTCCATGCCATATGCTATTGCAACGAATCGTTGTATGTGTTTGGTGGGTTAACCGTGTCACCAAATTCGGATTATGAGTTTGTAGCCACCAATGAGCTTTGGAAATTGGATCTTCACACCAAAGTATGGTCATTGGTCAGCGCTGAACCAGCGGTAACCCGTAGGTTCAACTGCCAAATGCATGTGTTATATGAGTCCGATGCAGAAAAGGATACAAAACtaattgttgttggtggGTTGAATAACATGGACCAACCGGTGGAAGATGTAGACgttttcaatttgaaaACACATAGATGGGAATCCGTAGAAGTATGGaacaatgaagatgacTTACACGATATTACCCTTAACGTGGAGGGCAAACGTACACCATTAGTCGCGGAGAAGAACTTTTCGTTCTTGGTAGAAGAAAACGAAGCACAACTGCCAAGTTTGGCGGTTTACTCTCCTTCGATAGAAGAATCTAAACCACAAACTCCAACATCTCCCAGTCATCCCAATGAACAACCAACGTGCAATTTCCAATCAGAGGAAAATCCTCTCTTTGCGCTTCCATTGATGCCCGAGACAGAGGGTGTTCGAATGCACGTTTACGATGTTAACGATATgcgaagaaaaagattacATATAGCATACAACCTACAATGGCCCACCGGTGATAAATTTGGCTACAATATTATAATAGCGGGATTCCACCCTAATTTACAACCGCATAATTTCCACTGTTTCCTCTACAATATTACATCGGGGAAATGGACAAGGTTAAACATCAATTGTGATGACTTACACACCTCAAATCATAGATTCTGGAAACTTTTCTTGTGGGAATCTCATCATAAGGCTTTACTACTAGGATCTAGGAGTGGCAATGGCGCCTTACCATCTGTACAAAAGTTTGATAAATTACTCTCATTCGGCCTTCACATAACGAATCTCTTCCACTCTGCGCAAACAGAACTGAAGGGAACAAGAAGTCTCTCAGGCCGTAAATTACAAAATAGTTCAACCCAGACGGAAACTGATCAATTCGAAAACTATAGCCGATACGTTGCCCCTCCTTCTGAAATCACATCGATTAGATCGGTATTCCCATCTTACTCGATGGTTTTAGGAAAGGATTCTTTGGAGGTTTATAATAAACTTTTGGCTGATTTTGAATTCATCACCGAAGATAATGAATCAGTTGCAGTACCAGGATTCCTACTAAGAAAAAGATGGGGAAGATACTTCGATACATTATTGGCAAATGCATATGTGCAAATAACGAATGATAGTAAAATATCAGAAGCCTACAAACACATGTCAAAAAACCCGTCTGAGAAACCTATACCCTTTAGTGGGTCTCCGCACACCTCGGCTTCAGTGTCTTCAATCCAAAAAGATGATAAGAAACCCAATTCCCAAGGATCTTTAGATACTTTCTTTAACCGTCACCGTCCAAGTGCTCAATCGGTACTGAGTAACCCACCTTCTTTACATAGGAAGTCTGcttgtctttttttcaatacATCACCAAttgcttcaaaatcttcgGATAACAATATTTCATCTAATCAATCGTCCAAATATGGTCCAGATGACTTAACATCTACTGCAATCAGTGAGAACTTGGCAGTAGGAACAGCAACTAGTATACCAGATCCTATTACGTCTCTAGAAGAAGTATCAGAGCAATCTTCCTTAAGAAGGCAATCTACTGCTACATCTGGTGTAACTAGCTCATCAGGTGGGATGGTTTTCCGTGTTCCATTCCGCGCGAGCGGTGAAAGTTCCAAAAAGTCTACTCCACCACCAGTTAGTCTGGATCCTAATGAGGTATCAGATCCATCTAAGATTTCAGGATCATCATCTAACAGAAAGAATTCGGAAAGTTCCTACTCAGCTGCATATTCAGATGATTATCGGAGAAGTAATCAATCACAATCGAGAAAACTATCTCAATCTACTGTGAATGATAACTTACTGCATTCAAGCTATGGTTTTAATAGCCCACTAAGCTCCCGTAAGGCTTCCATTGCTTCAACATCAAGTTCATTTTCTCATGTAAGTTCAACAAGTGATAGAATGGGTGAATCAATATACAGGAGCGCAAGCGCGGATGAAGTATTAAGCCTGAATATTGCATTACCTTCTCCACAGCCAGCTCCATGCGAACCGTTGCCGGCGCTTCCATCGCATCCGCCTCATGATTTTAATGTTGCAAAAAAGTCATTAGATCATCTGGGCATAGAGTCAAGATACAGAACATCTACTTCCCCTCTATCCAGCAGAAGATCATCACTACACCATGATATATCACAACATATATCTCCAGACAGCATTTATCATAATAGAATCGATGAGGTCTTCAATGGAGACCCTCTCCAAAAAACCGATAGTAAGAACGACGGAATAACGACCCCTCAAAACGAGAGATATTCATTCGCGTCTAACGCAGATAGCTTTAACAGTCAACATCCTAATAATGCTGAAGTAGATTTCGAACCTCTTTTCATGCCAAGATCTTTATATATGCCTTGGCCAACAGAAACAGTGAAGGCGTTTGCTGAGTTCTTTTATACTGGCCAAGTTGATGGTAAGTGGCCTTTAACACCAGTTGCAGTCGGGTTGTTAAATATGGCAAAGCTATACGAGGTTCCATTGTTGTTTGACCTAATGTTGGAAGTATTTTACTCAATTATTGGGAAAAAGGAGGAGAGTCTATTCATCATTTGCAAATCAGTAAAAGAATCCTTTTTAAGTAGAGTTTCTGCTGCATTTGATGAAGACAACGAAGGAATGGAGGAGTATTTAGATAATCTCAAGAACTATCAGGATTTTCTAACGGTTGAAAACTCTTTGAATAGTATTGATGACGGCTATTTCGATATTGATCATTTAAGAAAGGCATCAACAGCCTTTTCAGTTAGCACGGTGAGTAGTAATAATACCCAAGATCCAAACGATAAATTGAGTGGGGTGGATTCTCCAGGATACGTCCCCACGGTAATGTCAGGCAGCCCAAGAGATAGTATTAACTCGATTTCCTCGTTACAGTAtccttcaacaatattTGGTGGAACTTCAAGCAAgaaatcatcaatatcaCACGTGCAACAAAGGATCAATAATAACCCTAAACATAAATCGAGTTTAAGCAAGGAGGTTTCAACAGCCGGCTCCCAAGAAGAGATCTCACGTCCGTCATCGTCTTTACAGATTAAACGTGAAAGCCTTGAGATGCATAGAATAGATGACGAGTTGGATCAAGTGAAAAATctattggaagaagaagcaagtGGTAAACGCAAAAACCCGGATCAAGACGATTCCGGCTATAGTTCTGATTCAGACGATCTGGGCGTCGGTTTAGGCTTACCATCCAAGAGCAAGATCGAGAAATCATTCCGGGAACGTGCTCTCGAATTGGAAGAATCAGTTGATCCATTGTCTAGAACTTCAACAGAATTCAGCTTTTCACACAGTAGGGGAAATAATAACTTGCTTAGCGGCAAGATACGGAACGATCCTGCATATAACAACCAAAGGATTGCTACGTTGGACAGTTTAGCCTCACCAAACTCACTCCCACCTGTCGATTACGTAATGGAATTAATTTACGAATCCGCTGTTCTTGTCAGCGATGTTAAGCTGATGATGAGATGTATGGACTGTCTCCATATTTCGaaggaattgaagaagataaagagAAAACTCATTCAAGACATTACAGAACTCGAGGAAACTGCGCCAAAATCGAGAAAGGCGGCTTCCAACTTTGAAATCAGAACAGACTCTCACGAGAACTCGCCAGCCCCACGTTATCACTCTCACCCACCTTCAAGCGCTCCATCCTCGTCAAAGTcgtttgaaaagatcacAAGAACGATCTCCAATTTGACAATAGGAAGCAGCCGTTCGAAGACAAATGCCAGCAGCAAGTGA